From Chryseobacterium sp. IHB B 17019, one genomic window encodes:
- a CDS encoding phage/plasmid replication domain-containing protein, producing MFDTNALTLYRKDAETPWNTDEIKKNLMPADKYVRGNFKPTGMIRNMAVFINDEMIKIDGSIPKYLNNNNIENFDFRSFPIAIMLLSDELGVDLRNARVRRLDIAANFELENEVSDYFLGLYYLKYFQRDTSKRTTLRFYSNSGRRNLVFYDKIKEFATKNKKLIQEDTSFIDTFHNLVRYEFMMQSNPSKILKIPDLRVKDLFEAENCKKALKLWFDMYNKIHKKSLLEYPDLKGLKGFEVFMKRYLIYEFGRDKIEFLLKKGIDKGLLSSSDKSKKLKQFDNALNSDFGFKFDKNTIEFTHKVRIQYVEGLKQIFRMNRYQKIVK from the coding sequence ATGTTTGATACTAATGCTCTAACATTATATCGAAAAGACGCTGAAACCCCTTGGAATACTGATGAAATTAAAAAGAACTTGATGCCTGCTGATAAATATGTCAGGGGAAATTTTAAGCCAACAGGAATGATTAGAAATATGGCAGTATTTATCAATGATGAAATGATTAAAATTGATGGAAGCATTCCCAAATATTTGAATAATAACAATATTGAAAATTTTGATTTCAGGTCTTTTCCAATTGCTATTATGTTATTGAGTGATGAACTAGGTGTTGATCTGAGAAATGCTCGGGTAAGAAGACTTGATATTGCTGCAAATTTTGAATTGGAAAACGAAGTTTCAGATTACTTTCTTGGACTATATTATTTGAAATATTTTCAGCGGGATACGTCAAAAAGAACTACTCTGAGATTTTATTCAAATAGTGGAAGAAGAAACTTAGTTTTTTATGATAAGATAAAAGAGTTTGCTACAAAAAATAAAAAACTTATTCAGGAGGATACTTCATTTATTGATACTTTCCATAATTTGGTTAGGTATGAATTTATGATGCAATCAAATCCTTCAAAAATCTTGAAAATTCCAGACTTAAGGGTTAAAGATTTATTTGAAGCAGAAAACTGTAAAAAGGCTCTTAAATTGTGGTTTGATATGTATAATAAAATTCATAAAAAATCACTGTTAGAATATCCTGATTTAAAAGGCTTGAAAGGCTTTGAAGTTTTTATGAAGAGATATCTCATTTATGAGTTTGGTAGGGATAAGATTGAATTTTTATTAAAGAAAGGAATTGACAAGGGCTTATTGTCCTCAAGCGATAAGTCAAAAAAACTTAAGCAATTTGATAATGCGTTGAACTCTGACTTTGGATTCAAATTTGATAAAAATACAATCGAATTCACTCATAAAGTTCGAATACAATATGTCGAGGGTTTGAAGCAAATTTTCAGAATGAATAGATATCAAAAAATAGTCAAGTAG
- a CDS encoding helix-turn-helix transcriptional regulator → MKKETFIDILLEVRELLRNQKEILNLNEFCSYTGYEKSYIYKLTSKRKIPHYKTPGGNSIFFRKSEIDEWLTAIKVKTLEEIKTEANNQKPKKI, encoded by the coding sequence ATGAAAAAAGAAACTTTCATTGATATTCTTTTAGAAGTTAGAGAACTATTGAGAAATCAAAAAGAAATCTTGAATCTCAATGAGTTTTGTAGTTACACGGGTTATGAAAAATCATATATCTACAAATTGACAAGCAAAAGGAAAATTCCACACTACAAAACACCTGGAGGGAATAGTATTTTCTTCAGAAAATCTGAGATTGACGAATGGTTGACGGCAATAAAAGTCAAAACACTTGAAGAGATAAAAACTGAAGCAAATAACCAAAAACCAAAGAAAATTTAG
- a CDS encoding site-specific integrase, producing MILYEKGYQTEKDFFEYCDEFIERKAQHSEMRTFKSMIAKLKTFRKKKKLPCSEIDEEFLISFKDYLDSTLNGSTPFNYFKKLKRIIKEATISKYFKTNPALNIKNSKGVSAEKDILTSEEAFLLSMTECSNSSVKRAFLFSCLTGLRFCDVKILKWSNINNENILSIVQVKTKEKVVMPLHDNAIKLLGERCQGKSLVFDLPSHTGCLGILKKWVEKAEIEKHITWHCARHTFATSLVFAEVGINMVSSLLGHKDLRQTQIYVRTAELSKTKAINKLPNILAD from the coding sequence ATGATTTTATATGAGAAAGGATATCAAACAGAAAAAGATTTTTTTGAATACTGTGATGAATTTATTGAAAGAAAAGCTCAACACAGTGAGATGCGTACATTCAAATCAATGATTGCAAAACTCAAAACTTTCAGAAAAAAGAAAAAATTACCTTGCTCTGAAATTGATGAGGAATTTTTGATTTCTTTCAAAGATTATTTGGATTCAACATTGAATGGTAGTACTCCGTTTAACTATTTCAAAAAACTGAAAAGAATTATTAAAGAGGCTACAATTTCCAAGTATTTTAAAACGAATCCTGCTTTAAATATCAAAAATTCAAAAGGAGTTTCCGCTGAAAAAGATATCCTCACATCGGAAGAAGCATTTTTATTGTCTATGACAGAATGTTCAAACTCAAGTGTTAAAAGAGCCTTTCTTTTCAGTTGTTTGACAGGTCTACGTTTTTGCGATGTCAAGATACTTAAATGGAGCAACATCAATAATGAAAACATTCTTTCAATTGTTCAAGTCAAAACAAAGGAAAAGGTAGTTATGCCTCTTCACGACAATGCTATTAAGCTCTTGGGAGAAAGATGTCAAGGGAAGTCTCTCGTTTTTGATTTGCCCTCTCATACAGGTTGTTTAGGTATTTTGAAGAAATGGGTCGAAAAAGCTGAAATTGAGAAGCATATCACTTGGCATTGTGCAAGACATACTTTTGCTACATCCTTGGTTTTTGCAGAAGTTGGAATCAATATGGTTTCATCACTTTTAGGACATAAGGATTTGAGACAAACTCAAATCTATGTCAGAACCGCTGAACTTTCAAAAACCAAAGCCATCAATAAATTACCAAACATATTAGCAGATTAA
- a CDS encoding superoxide dismutase produces the protein MKVLKIAALGAVFAAQFAFAQFKQTPLPYAYNALEGNIDAQTMEIHYSKHAAAYVSNLNKAIAGTPQEKQTLFQILSSISKLSPAVRNNAGGHYNHELFWTVLTPEKNTQPSAKLAKAINEAFGNMDAFKEKMSKAGADRFGSGWAWLSVDKNGKLFVSSTPNQDNPLMDVVEEKGTPIFGIDVWEHAYYLKYQNKRADYLTAIWNVTNWKEISRRYDEALSKK, from the coding sequence ATGAAGGTTTTGAAAATAGCAGCTCTAGGAGCAGTATTTGCAGCACAGTTTGCTTTTGCGCAATTCAAGCAGACTCCTTTACCCTACGCTTACAATGCGCTGGAAGGAAATATTGATGCGCAGACGATGGAAATTCACTATTCAAAGCATGCGGCGGCTTATGTAAGTAATTTAAATAAGGCGATTGCAGGAACGCCTCAGGAAAAACAGACGTTGTTCCAGATTTTATCGAGTATTTCAAAATTGAGTCCGGCGGTGAGAAACAATGCAGGTGGACATTATAATCACGAGCTGTTTTGGACGGTTCTTACTCCTGAAAAAAATACACAGCCGTCTGCAAAGTTGGCGAAAGCCATTAATGAAGCTTTTGGAAACATGGATGCTTTTAAAGAGAAAATGAGCAAGGCAGGAGCAGATCGTTTCGGTTCCGGATGGGCTTGGCTATCCGTAGATAAAAATGGAAAGCTGTTTGTTTCATCAACACCAAATCAGGACAATCCCTTAATGGATGTCGTAGAAGAAAAAGGAACTCCGATTTTTGGGATTGATGTGTGGGAACATGCTTATTATTTGAAATACCAAAACAAAAGAGCAGATTATCTGACAGCAATCTGGAACGTGACCAACTGGAAAGAAATCAGCAGAAGATACGATGAGGCTTTAAGTAAAAAGTAA
- a CDS encoding SCO family protein, giving the protein MSKNKNPGNAKSKVIIPIIVIALLFLGIGVGMGYFKKNLYTVMKVPDFELTDQNSKKITNKDMLGKVYLVEFFFSRCPTICPIMNTNMRAIEEEINNPDFGIISITIDPENDTPELLKEHAKRIGVKSPNWHFLTGDRTYIGDLADKFNIYVGDEEDKSESLNHSGMIALVDKDGNIRCRYNKDNMPILYYSGLNYEDPEGKTPKLTGKYHPDREILIEDIRKLLK; this is encoded by the coding sequence ATGTCCAAAAATAAAAATCCAGGCAACGCAAAAAGTAAAGTAATTATCCCCATTATAGTTATTGCTTTGCTCTTTTTAGGCATCGGGGTAGGAATGGGATATTTCAAAAAAAACCTTTATACAGTGATGAAGGTTCCTGATTTTGAGTTAACGGACCAAAACAGCAAGAAAATTACCAACAAAGACATGCTTGGTAAAGTGTATCTGGTAGAGTTTTTCTTCAGCAGGTGCCCAACGATCTGCCCGATAATGAATACCAACATGAGAGCTATCGAAGAAGAGATCAACAATCCGGATTTTGGGATCATCTCAATCACCATAGATCCTGAAAATGATACTCCGGAATTGCTGAAAGAGCATGCGAAAAGAATTGGTGTAAAATCCCCGAACTGGCATTTTCTGACAGGTGACAGGACGTATATTGGAGATCTTGCAGATAAGTTTAATATCTATGTTGGTGATGAAGAAGATAAAAGCGAAAGTCTCAATCACAGCGGGATGATCGCGCTTGTCGATAAGGATGGAAATATCCGTTGCAGGTATAACAAAGACAATATGCCGATTCTATATTATTCAGGATTGAATTATGAAGATCCTGAAGGGAAAACCCCAAAACTGACAGGAAAATATCATCCGGACAGAGAAATTTTGATTGAAGATATCAGAAAATTGTTGAAATAA
- a CDS encoding YHS domain-containing protein yields MKSKIILTTLLSVSLMACAQETPKVKHKKKSVSSTSDKVRFANAEDPICHMKTEADMKDTAIYKNKTYGFCSTYCKDEFKKNPEKYVQK; encoded by the coding sequence ATGAAATCAAAAATTATCTTAACGACATTATTGTCTGTTTCTTTAATGGCTTGTGCCCAGGAAACGCCAAAAGTAAAACATAAAAAGAAATCAGTATCATCAACATCAGATAAAGTGAGATTTGCCAATGCGGAAGACCCTATTTGCCACATGAAAACGGAAGCAGATATGAAAGATACGGCAATATATAAAAACAAAACGTATGGTTTTTGCAGTACTTACTGTAAAGATGAATTCAAAAAAAATCCTGAGAAATATGTCCAAAAATAA
- a CDS encoding heavy metal translocating P-type ATPase encodes MEECCSTKPKKEQNHSHEGHNHEHSHETGDKSTFQMFLPAIVSFVLLLIGIALDNFINPDWFAGWIRLVWYLIAYIPVGLPVLKEAYGSIINGDVFSEFFLMGIATVGAFAIGEYPEGVAVMLFYSVGEVFQAIAVTRAKSNIKSLLDQRPDEVTVVKDGKPQSVKAETVQIGEVIQLKSGEKLGLDGELLSETASFNTSALTGESKPDTKTKGEAVLAGMINLNTLSQVKVTTAYKDSKLSKILELVQNATAQKAPTELFIRKFAKIYTPIVVFLAIGITLLPYFFVENYEFKDWLYRALIFLVISCPCALVISIPLGYFGGIGAGSRNGILFKGSNFLDVLANVQNVVMDKTGTMTEGVFKVQEVNFNNEFNKEEILKFVNVLEGKSSHPVATAIHDYVGEIDHSIELENVEEIAGYGLKAMISGKELLVGNFKLMDKFNINYDIEAENQVYTLIAVAYDKKFAGYLTIADSIKADAQLTINLLKRLQIKTTMLSGDKTSVVKHVADTLGISNAFGDLLPEDKVNKIKEIKAKSQTVAFVGDGVNDAPVVALSDVGIAMGGLGSDATIETADVVIQDDKPSKIPMAINIGKQTKKIVWQNIILAFAVKGIVLALGAGGIATMWEAVFADVGVALLAILNAVRIQRMKF; translated from the coding sequence ATGGAAGAATGCTGCAGTACAAAACCAAAGAAAGAACAAAATCATAGTCACGAAGGCCACAATCACGAACACTCGCATGAAACGGGAGATAAATCAACCTTTCAGATGTTTCTTCCGGCTATTGTTTCTTTTGTCCTTTTGCTGATAGGAATCGCTTTAGATAATTTTATAAACCCCGATTGGTTTGCCGGCTGGATCCGTCTTGTTTGGTATTTGATTGCTTATATTCCGGTGGGATTGCCGGTTTTAAAAGAAGCCTATGGAAGTATCATTAACGGAGATGTTTTCTCAGAATTTTTCTTAATGGGAATCGCGACGGTCGGAGCTTTTGCGATTGGCGAATACCCTGAAGGGGTTGCTGTGATGCTTTTCTATTCTGTGGGAGAAGTTTTTCAGGCAATAGCGGTCACCAGAGCAAAAAGCAATATCAAATCTCTTCTCGATCAGCGGCCAGATGAGGTTACAGTCGTAAAAGACGGAAAACCACAGTCTGTAAAAGCAGAAACAGTGCAGATTGGAGAGGTTATTCAATTAAAATCCGGGGAAAAACTGGGGTTGGATGGGGAATTGTTATCTGAAACAGCTTCATTTAATACTTCGGCACTGACAGGGGAGAGCAAACCTGATACTAAAACAAAAGGAGAAGCCGTTTTGGCAGGAATGATTAATCTGAATACGCTGAGCCAGGTGAAAGTAACGACAGCTTATAAAGACAGTAAGTTGAGCAAAATTTTAGAGCTGGTTCAGAACGCAACAGCCCAGAAAGCTCCCACAGAATTATTTATTAGAAAATTTGCAAAAATTTATACCCCGATTGTTGTATTTCTTGCCATCGGAATTACACTATTGCCGTACTTTTTTGTTGAAAATTATGAATTTAAAGACTGGCTGTACAGAGCTTTGATTTTCCTGGTTATTTCATGTCCGTGTGCTTTGGTTATTTCCATTCCTTTAGGATACTTTGGTGGAATCGGAGCCGGAAGCCGGAATGGGATTTTATTTAAAGGAAGTAATTTTTTAGATGTCTTAGCGAATGTTCAAAATGTGGTAATGGATAAAACCGGGACCATGACAGAAGGTGTCTTTAAAGTTCAGGAAGTTAATTTTAACAATGAATTTAATAAAGAAGAAATCCTGAAATTCGTCAACGTTTTGGAGGGTAAAAGTTCACATCCTGTTGCAACAGCCATTCATGATTATGTAGGAGAAATTGATCATTCTATTGAGTTGGAAAATGTGGAAGAAATTGCGGGTTATGGCTTAAAAGCTATGATCAGCGGAAAAGAATTATTAGTCGGAAACTTTAAATTGATGGATAAATTTAATATTAATTATGATATTGAAGCAGAAAACCAGGTCTACACTTTAATTGCTGTGGCTTATGATAAAAAATTTGCCGGTTACCTTACGATTGCTGACAGTATCAAAGCTGATGCTCAATTGACGATCAATTTATTAAAAAGACTGCAGATAAAAACCACCATGCTCAGTGGCGATAAAACCTCGGTGGTGAAACATGTTGCCGATACATTAGGAATTTCTAATGCTTTTGGGGATTTACTTCCTGAAGATAAAGTGAATAAAATCAAAGAAATTAAAGCAAAAAGCCAGACTGTTGCTTTTGTGGGAGATGGTGTGAATGACGCTCCGGTAGTAGCTTTAAGTGATGTAGGAATTGCCATGGGAGGATTAGGAAGTGATGCCACAATTGAAACTGCGGATGTTGTGATCCAAGATGATAAGCCAAGCAAAATCCCAATGGCCATCAATATCGGAAAGCAAACTAAAAAAATAGTCTGGCAAAATATTATTCTGGCTTTTGCTGTCAAAGGTATAGTTTTGGCTTTGGGCGCAGGTGGAATTGCGACCATGTGGGAAGCCGTTTTTGCGGACGTCGGGGTTGCGTTGTTGGCTATTTTAAATGCGGTGAGGATTCAGAGGATGAAATTTTGA
- a CDS encoding Fur family transcriptional regulator — protein MKKDIENKLIHKNTKPTSMRILVYDFLSSQEAALSLSEIENYFDNADRTTIYRTLKTFEEKGIVHSIQENTTTKYKLCHDGCDENTHKDWHLHFYCKICKQTTCKENISFPENIQTDFRIDEIRLFAKGICENCL, from the coding sequence ATGAAAAAAGACATCGAAAATAAGCTTATCCACAAAAACACAAAACCCACCAGTATGAGGATTTTGGTGTATGACTTTTTGAGTTCTCAGGAAGCGGCTTTATCTTTGTCTGAAATTGAGAATTATTTTGATAATGCTGATAGAACAACGATTTACAGAACATTGAAAACCTTTGAAGAAAAAGGGATCGTTCACAGTATTCAGGAAAATACAACCACAAAATACAAGCTATGTCACGACGGCTGTGACGAAAATACGCACAAAGACTGGCATCTCCACTTTTATTGTAAAATCTGTAAACAAACCACTTGCAAGGAAAATATTTCTTTTCCGGAAAACATCCAGACCGATTTCAGAATTGATGAAATAAGACTTTTTGCAAAAGGGATCTGTGAAAACTGCCTGTAA